The nucleotide window GAATCTGTAATCAAAGAATGCGTTGACCACAGCGACTCTAAGCATTAAACTCCGCAAAAGATATTTAACCATATAAAAAGAAGACACTTTAAATATCATACATTTGGTTCTCTATAAAGCTATTTTTACATTACATTAAAGAATACCTTGAGTTTTGAAATACCTAGTATTTGAGCGCATTAATATGCAATGTAGCAGTATTTACAGTTTCAGGAAATTATATGCTGTCCGAGAGTAATGTAATATTTCCGCGCTAAAGTGAACTTGGTTAACCATCATCTGATGCAGCAGATTCCAACCTATAATTCTTTAGCCTTCCTTTTTCTCTTGTTAACATCTTGGCCCTCATACTCTCTAGTTATCATAGTCAACAATGTGTTAACTCTTTTGGATAAATCATGGACAGTCCTTGTCCTAATAAACCAGTCAAAGTGAAACAAACTTGAAGTCATAATATCCTGCTTTAATTTCTCATATAAATGTTCATAAAACAAGCCATATTTATTAACTGTAAGCAGAATAAATTTGTCCTCAATAGAGTTGTATGTTCTTCTCGCATTGTTAGGAGGGTATTGGATAACCATTTCATGTAATGGAGACTCACATTGCGATATCTTCATGCATAGCAACAATTCCTGTTGCCTCAATTTCTCAGTCTTCTTCTCACCGTTCTCAATAGTGTTTAAATATTTCTCATATCCTTGAATTTCCGTATACCTATCCCAAAAAGCATTTCCGTACTTCTCAACTTCGCTTaaagttttgttttcaAGGGTATTAGCTATTGCTTTGTAGTTCTTTCTCCCGTATTTTGCACATCCACTTATAAAAGTTACGAATTCACGCTTAGTCCAGTTGGTGAAGGCTTCTTTAATCAGTTTTTGTTTGGCCAATTCGTCCTCCTCGGTGAATTCAGGACATTCGTCAATTTTGGCTTGCTCAGCAGAAACTCGTTCAGAAACACCATCCGCATCGTCCTCCACGTCAGATCCCAGATCGTAACTGGATACTTTATAATTGATTTTTTTCTTATAAGACAACTGTTCTCTCTCCTGTAGAACACTTAATTCCGGCGGCGGAAATTGGAAATCTTGAACTTGAACAAACTTTGGCGGACGAGGCATCCTTGGCTGATTAGCTCCCTTTGTAGATCCTTTACTAGATGCTCCGCCTATTATCTCTTTGTAATAATCATCTACTGAATAAGTTTGATCTCTTCGTCTTTCTCTTCTTGACGGATTAATCCAATCTAGTGTTTTATCGTTGGATTTTCTCTTCTCAAAGTTTGTGCCATTCCAGTCATACTTCGATTGATCCGTCATCCCGTTAAACTTTTGAAGGTCATCTAGACCTAATGCTTCATACCTTGCATTTAATTGCTTAGTTTTTTGTTCACCTTTCTTTAAAATGTCATCGATATCTTCATCCATAGTCACTGTCTTGGATATATGTTCGAAGACGTTTTTTGCACCAAATTGAATCATATCAATGAGCTCATCACTAGTATTGCCCAAGCTGGCACTTTTCTTACCAATCCCCTGTTGGATAACCAACTGATCAAGTCTTAGCTTTTGAGCAGCCCTTTCTATGACCTTTTCCTCAATAGCATTCTCAGTAACAAATCGATATACATGGACTTGCTTCTTTTGACCAATTCTATGTGCCCTGTCCATGGCCTGTAAATCCGCCTGTGGATTCCAATCTGAATCGTACAACACCACTGTATCGGCTGTAACCAAGTTGATACCTAAACCACCAGCACGTGTTGTTAATAGAAAAATAAACTTATCTGACTGAGGGGCATTGTATTCATCGATTGCAGTAATACGATCTTCGTGAGATGTGGAACCATCAATCCGACAATATTCATATCCTCGGAAATAGCAATAATCTTCCAATATGTCCAACAGTCTCGACATTTGGCTGAAAATAAGTACCCTAGAGCCTTGCTGATGCTTGCGTTCCAA belongs to Eremothecium sinecaudum strain ATCC 58844 chromosome IV, complete sequence and includes:
- the ISW2 gene encoding DNA translocase (Syntenic homolog of Ashbya gossypii AFR537W; Syntenic homolog of Saccharomyces cerevisiae YOR304W (ISW2); 1-intron in Ashbya gossypii), coding for MSQSVKKDSSYWKDRKNAFILDVDCKVAKERDYEDTYTRFKYLLELTDLFRHFIGMRAKHDKNMRKLLKQIDGEGRGKSGRTLRHRESSRHYRKTEKEEDEELMQDEESTLPDTTVITESPSYIKSGKLRDYQIYGLNWLVSLHGNKLSGILADEMGLGKTLQTIAFLGYLRYVKGIEGPYLVVVPKSTLDNWQREFAKWTPEVNTLALQGDKETRGAIIDERIMKCDFDVIITTYEMVIKEKSALKKFAWQYIIIDEAHRIKNEQSTLSQIIRLFYSKNRLLITGTPLQNNLHELWALLNFLLPDVFGESEVFDEWFQQNENDQDQDVVVQQLHAVLQPFLLRRLKSEVEKSLLPKIETNVYVGMSDMQIHWYKSLLEKDIDAVNGAVGKREGKTRLLNIVMQLRKCCNHPYLFEGAEPGPPFTTDEHLIFNSGKMIILDKLLERKHQQGSRVLIFSQMSRLLDILEDYCYFRGYEYCRIDGSTSHEDRITAIDEYNAPQSDKFIFLLTTRAGGLGINLVTADTVVLYDSDWNPQADLQAMDRAHRIGQKKQVHVYRFVTENAIEEKVIERAAQKLRLDQLVIQQGIGKKSASLGNTSDELIDMIQFGAKNVFEHISKTVTMDEDIDDILKKGEQKTKQLNARYEALGLDDLQKFNGMTDQSKYDWNGTNFEKRKSNDKTLDWINPSRRERRRDQTYSVDDYYKEIIGGASSKGSTKGANQPRMPRPPKFVQVQDFQFPPPELSVLQEREQLSYKKKINYKVSSYDLGSDVEDDADGVSERVSAEQAKIDECPEFTEEDELAKQKLIKEAFTNWTKREFVTFISGCAKYGRKNYKAIANTLENKTLSEVEKYGNAFWDRYTEIQGYEKYLNTIENGEKKTEKLRQQELLLCMKISQCESPLHEMVIQYPPNNARRTYNSIEDKFILLTVNKYGLFYEHLYEKLKQDIMTSSLFHFDWFIRTRTVHDLSKRVNTLLTMITREYEGQDVNKRKRKAKEL